One genomic window of Salvelinus alpinus chromosome 17, SLU_Salpinus.1, whole genome shotgun sequence includes the following:
- the LOC139542476 gene encoding protein-serine O-palmitoleoyltransferase porcupine-like isoform X1: protein MGSFSRQEFFHELAEGCLLPTAQQGLEQVWQLLVICLLCRLLWILGLPSYVKHLSTVAGGFYTLYLFFELHMVWVVLLSLLCYLILFLCRHSSNRATFLSITVFIYLLMGEMHMMDTTTWHKMRGSQMVVAMKAISLAFDLDRGVVTNVPSPVEFMGYIYFVGTVIFGPWISFNSYREAIEGRKLSFSWIWKVCVSWVKSQLCLVISNCVAPYLFPYFIPIYGDKLLHNKTKQKIRGSVASWLLAYENALSFHFSNYFVGYLSETSTTLAGAGFTEEKDNLKWDMTVAWPLHVEFPRSMVEVVTSWNLPMSRWLNTYVFTSARNLGTFPAILVTYTASALLHGLSFHLGAVLLSLAFITYIEHVLRKRLADILNACILSKKCQPNCTHKNKKALWVYIINIAFSALAVFHLAYLGSLFNSSVDYMDDDEESGVANHTIQKWSELSWASHWVTFGCWVLYRIIL, encoded by the exons ATGGGGTCCTTCAGCCGACAGGAGTTCTTCCATGAGCTTGCGGAGGGCTGTCTTCTGCCCACCGCTCAGCAGGGCCTGGAGCAGGTCTGGCAGCTTCTGGTCATCTGCCTTCTATGCCGACTTCTCTGGATTCTGG GCCTCCCCTCTTATGTGAAACACCTGAGCACCGTGGCAGGAGGGTTCTACACCCTGTACCTGTTCTTTGAGCTCCACATGGTGTGGGTGGTGCTGCTCAGTCTACTATGctacctcatcctcttcctctgtcgGCACTCCAGTAACCGGGCCACCTTCCTCTCCATCACCGTCTTCATCTACCTGCTCATGGG AGAGATGCATATGATGGACACCACCACCTGGCACAAAATGAGAG GTTCCCAGATGGTGGTAGCTATGAAGGCCATTTCTCTGGCCTTTGACCTGGACCGAGGTGTGGTGACCAACGTGCCCTCTCCTGTGGAGTTCATGGGCTACATCTACTTCGTGGGAACTGTCATTTTCGGACCCTGGATCAGCTTCAACAGCTACAGAGAGGCTATAGAGGGCCGCAAGCTG AGCTTCTCCTGGATATGGAAAGTGTGTGTCAGCTGGGTGAAGAGCCAACTGTGTCTGGTCATCTCGAATTGTGTTGCTCCCTACCTTTTCCCTTACTTCATCCCTATCTATGGGGACAAGCTGCTACACAA CAAAACAAAACAGAAGATCAG AGGTTCTGTGGCAAG CTGGCTCCTAGCCTACGAGAATGCACTCTCCTTCCACTTCAGCAACTACTTTGTGGGTTACCTGAGTGAGACCAGCACCACTCTGGCTGGAGCAGGTTTTACTGAAGAGAAAGACAACCTCAAATG GGATATGACTGTTGCTTGGCCCCTTCATGTGGAGTTCCCCAGATCTATGGTGGAGGTGGTCACCTCATGGAATCTGCCCATGTCCCGATGGCTCAATACCT ATGTTTTTACCAGTGCTCGCAACCTTGGAACCTTTCCAGCCATCCTAGTGACATACACAGCCAGTGCACTTCTACAT GGTCTGAGCTTCCACCTGGGTGCAGTACTACTGTCTCTCGCGTTCATCACATATATTGAGCATG TTTTGCGGAAGAGACTGGCAGACATTTTAAACGCGTGTATTCTGTCAAAGAAATGTCAGCCAAACTGCACCCACAAGAACAAAAAG GCCCTGTGGGTGTACATTATTAATATAGCCTTCAGTGCCCTGGCAGTCTTCCACCTGGCATACCTGGGCTCTCTGTTCAACTCCAGTGTGGACTACatggatgatgatgaggag AGTGGCGTGGCCAACCACACCATTCAGAAGTGGTCGGAGCTGAGCTGGGCCAGCCACTGGGTGACGTTTGGCTGCTGGGTGCTCTACCGCATCATCCTCTAG
- the LOC139542476 gene encoding protein-serine O-palmitoleoyltransferase porcupine-like isoform X2 gives MGSFSRQEFFHELAEGCLLPTAQQGLEQVWQLLVICLLCRLLWILGLPSYVKHLSTVAGGFYTLYLFFELHMVWVVLLSLLCYLILFLCRHSSNRATFLSITVFIYLLMGEMHMMDTTTWHKMRGSQMVVAMKAISLAFDLDRGVVTNVPSPVEFMGYIYFVGTVIFGPWISFNSYREAIEGRKLSFSWIWKVCVSWVKSQLCLVISNCVAPYLFPYFIPIYGDKLLHNKTKQKISWLLAYENALSFHFSNYFVGYLSETSTTLAGAGFTEEKDNLKWDMTVAWPLHVEFPRSMVEVVTSWNLPMSRWLNTYVFTSARNLGTFPAILVTYTASALLHGLSFHLGAVLLSLAFITYIEHVLRKRLADILNACILSKKCQPNCTHKNKKALWVYIINIAFSALAVFHLAYLGSLFNSSVDYMDDDEESGVANHTIQKWSELSWASHWVTFGCWVLYRIIL, from the exons ATGGGGTCCTTCAGCCGACAGGAGTTCTTCCATGAGCTTGCGGAGGGCTGTCTTCTGCCCACCGCTCAGCAGGGCCTGGAGCAGGTCTGGCAGCTTCTGGTCATCTGCCTTCTATGCCGACTTCTCTGGATTCTGG GCCTCCCCTCTTATGTGAAACACCTGAGCACCGTGGCAGGAGGGTTCTACACCCTGTACCTGTTCTTTGAGCTCCACATGGTGTGGGTGGTGCTGCTCAGTCTACTATGctacctcatcctcttcctctgtcgGCACTCCAGTAACCGGGCCACCTTCCTCTCCATCACCGTCTTCATCTACCTGCTCATGGG AGAGATGCATATGATGGACACCACCACCTGGCACAAAATGAGAG GTTCCCAGATGGTGGTAGCTATGAAGGCCATTTCTCTGGCCTTTGACCTGGACCGAGGTGTGGTGACCAACGTGCCCTCTCCTGTGGAGTTCATGGGCTACATCTACTTCGTGGGAACTGTCATTTTCGGACCCTGGATCAGCTTCAACAGCTACAGAGAGGCTATAGAGGGCCGCAAGCTG AGCTTCTCCTGGATATGGAAAGTGTGTGTCAGCTGGGTGAAGAGCCAACTGTGTCTGGTCATCTCGAATTGTGTTGCTCCCTACCTTTTCCCTTACTTCATCCCTATCTATGGGGACAAGCTGCTACACAA CAAAACAAAACAGAAGATCAG CTGGCTCCTAGCCTACGAGAATGCACTCTCCTTCCACTTCAGCAACTACTTTGTGGGTTACCTGAGTGAGACCAGCACCACTCTGGCTGGAGCAGGTTTTACTGAAGAGAAAGACAACCTCAAATG GGATATGACTGTTGCTTGGCCCCTTCATGTGGAGTTCCCCAGATCTATGGTGGAGGTGGTCACCTCATGGAATCTGCCCATGTCCCGATGGCTCAATACCT ATGTTTTTACCAGTGCTCGCAACCTTGGAACCTTTCCAGCCATCCTAGTGACATACACAGCCAGTGCACTTCTACAT GGTCTGAGCTTCCACCTGGGTGCAGTACTACTGTCTCTCGCGTTCATCACATATATTGAGCATG TTTTGCGGAAGAGACTGGCAGACATTTTAAACGCGTGTATTCTGTCAAAGAAATGTCAGCCAAACTGCACCCACAAGAACAAAAAG GCCCTGTGGGTGTACATTATTAATATAGCCTTCAGTGCCCTGGCAGTCTTCCACCTGGCATACCTGGGCTCTCTGTTCAACTCCAGTGTGGACTACatggatgatgatgaggag AGTGGCGTGGCCAACCACACCATTCAGAAGTGGTCGGAGCTGAGCTGGGCCAGCCACTGGGTGACGTTTGGCTGCTGGGTGCTCTACCGCATCATCCTCTAG